From Corvus cornix cornix isolate S_Up_H32 chromosome 1A, ASM73873v5, whole genome shotgun sequence, a single genomic window includes:
- the ADCK2 gene encoding uncharacterized aarF domain-containing protein kinase 2 — protein MVAGGAARLLPLPVLARAAAARIRPALPGRAGAGRSGLRAGRWGALALAVPAAVPAGTGWKERPGQRGPAWAAERGAERPPRGLLRRLGLVLRLGVRACGLLLRFGPLLLLYPLSRLWPGMGARWLRLLRRAAEAAGPTCVKLGQWASTRRDLFSEAFCDEFSKLHVEVSPHPWGHTDELLRKAFGEDWMGILKFQSREPVGSGCVAQVYKAYADLAAIAGSRAKELEQHSEFRSAFEAWEVSGLRGLLGWLRKRKSKEIRDERSREELSSADCSQGSPVSRMSLMEQMAKPLLNANPSSARHLMPVAIKVLHPGLVQQVQMDLLLMKMGSRIIGLLPGFKWLSLTEIVEEFEKLMMQQIDLRYEARNLERFRQNFLDVDFVKFPTPLWPLVTADVLVETFEESEPISRYLHVEIGTELRQRLAKMGMDMLLKMIFVDNFVHADLHPGNILVQGTARPGSPHPEQVAVVDLCDTLVLEVRPPPRQLRLVLLDAGIVAELQSADMQNFRAVFTAVVQGQGERVAELILHHARANQCQDIEQFKAEMAELVTKFRGSTIALGKLQVGNLLSSVFKLLMTHKVKLESNFASIIFAIMVLEGLGRSLDPELDILEAAKPLLIKTAASALK, from the exons ATGGTGGCCGGCGGCGCCGCGCGGCTGCTCCCGCTCCCGGTCCTCGCGCGCGCCGCCGCGGCCAGGATCAGGCCGGCGCTGCCcgggcgggcgggagcggggcgcTCCGGGCTGCGCGCCGGGCGCTGGGGCGCCCTGGCCTTGGCCGTGCCCGCGGCCGTACCCGCTGGGACCGGCTGGAAGGAGAGGCCGGGGCAGCGCGGCCCGGCGTGGGCGGCGGAGCGCGGCGCGGAGCGGCCGCCCCGGGGGCTGCTGCGGCGCTTGGGGCTGGTGCTGCGGCTGGGTGTCCGCGCCTGCGGCCTCCTGCTGCGCTTCGggccgctgctgctgctctacCCGCTGAGCCGCCTGTGGCCCGGCATGGGCGCGCGATGGCTGCGGCTGCTGCGCCGGGCGGCCGAGGCTGCCGGCCCCACGTGTGTCAAGCTGGGCCAGTGGGCTAGCACCCGCAGGGACCTCTTCTCCGAGGCCTTCTGTGACGAGTTTTCCAAGCTGCACGTCGAGGTGAGCCCCCACCCATGGGGCCACACCGACGAGCTCTTGAGGAAGGCCTTTGGTGAGGACTGGATGGGCATCCTCAAGTTCCAGAGCCGGGAGCCGGTCGGCTCGGGCTGCGTTGCCCAGGTGTATAAAGCCTATGCTGACCTCGCTGCTATTGCTGGCTCCCGGGCCAAGGAGCTGGAGCAACACTCGGAGTTCAGGTCCGCCTTTGAAGCGTGGGAAGTGTCAGGCTTAAGAGGCCTCCTCGGGTGgctgagaaagaggaagagcaaggaGATACGGGatgagaggagcagggaggaactGAGTTCTGCAGACTGCTCCCAGGGAAGTCCTGTGAGTAGGATGTCCCTTATGGAGCAGATGGCCAAGCCGCTCCTGAATGCAAATCCTTCATCAGCCAGACATCTCATGCCCGTAGCCATTAAA GTCCTGCACCCTGGGCTGGTCCAGCAAGTGCAGATGGATCTGCTTCTGATGAAGATGGGCAGCCGCATCATTGGACTTCTCCCTGGGTTCAAGTGGCTCAGTTTGACAGAGATTGTGGAGGAGTTTGAGAAGCTTATGATGCAGCAG ATTGACTTACGCTATGAAGCCAGAAATCTGGAGCGCTTCCGACAAAATTTCCTAGATGTCGATTTTGTGAAGTTTCCAACTCCCCTTTGGCCCTTGGTAACGGCAGATGTTCTAGTGGAAACATTTGAG GAGAGTGAGCCCATTTCGCGCTACCTGCACGTGGAGATTGGCACAGAGCTGCGGCAGAGACTGGCCAAGATGGGCATGGACATGCTGCTAAAGATG ATCTTTGTTGACAACTTTGTCCACGCTGACCTGCACCCTGGGAACATCCTGGTTCAAGGCACGGCCCGGCCGGGCAGCCCCCACCCAGAGCAGGTGGCCGTGGTGGACCTGTGTGACACCCTGGTGCTGGAAGTGCGGCCGCCCCCGCGGCAGCTGcgcctggtgctgctggatgctggGATCGTGGCCGAGCTGCAGAGCGCTGACATGCAGAACTTCCGTGCCGTGTTCACAGCTGTGGTCCAGGGCCAG GGGGAGAGGGTGGCAGAGCTGATCCTCCACCACGCCCGTGCCAACCAGTGCCAGGACATCGAGCAGTTCAAGGCTGAGATGGCAGAACTTGTGACCAAGTTCCGGGGGAGCACCATTGCCTTGGGAAAG CTTCAGGTGGGAAATCTCCTCTCGAGTGTCTTCAAACTATTGATGACCCATAAG GTGAAGCTCGAGAGCAATTTTGCTTCCATCATCTTTGCCATCATGGTTCTGGAAGGACTAGGACGTTCACTGGACCCTGAACTGGACATCCTGGAAGCAGCTAAGCCACTGCTCATCAAAACTGCAGCTTCTGCCCTCAAATAG
- the LOC104696190 gene encoding trichohyalin-like isoform X1, with translation MKNVARLSGGSFQGIRHPPTPPDKVSSTSISRVQCCHTADRDSCGSLLPRCPVTHCPVCAWNPCPFCMALMSSTKRNLMGLSSEASRVLRGARVLARRETDGYYYLGHIVQEVKGSREGFLIEFDQSRALKGKVQLGLQETPLYDILHYEDARRQPLAPGDRVLAPWEAPAKRFGPGTVLRVVESKEAPLAHNERGVLVNFWNGQTKEVSSAQALRIPLPLSERIILELQMPLAARQMVVDSSVDYPYLVTPGYRASGHYRQGHLDLDCCPGALYSTHPCAKCSWGCTSLPQCCLGAWEPTRPAGCKVQQENAFIPGGSLTEEKLSKKIEEELSELRISSSESVSREEEKKEEKSLVTEDVGKDVWSCLEEDHEVIETEKGPQREMVHAMVDAAVNTDSWLLETDHKEEAESRQQDTETEANFEHEHGLFESQVAEAPVQHSQRSPSVGSSALVPFRRQSFFAQLNQSLEKDSLTIRSALCVQRPHSTTNLRAGRCTHLPNLLKDKSITKSILSAASQERWKEMDLNRAKIEHKRWQEEQRQLKREQWQEADGIRRQLRRDSQRQRLRQRTLQGLEKQLEHKERALQHMALLQAAGAERSRKESFFREEEERKARQRLQFLKTKHLQREELQAESNERSCEQEKERLDFLRSRMQSRQEALEQEAQEQDKQQNQHQAAKVRVFQRRDSSRLKMEKEGQKLRALQQYLREQNLLLLRASLLA, from the exons atgaagaatgtAGCCAGACTATCAGGGGGATCCTTTCAAGGAATCAGACACCCCCCTACTCCTCCTGACAAG GTAAGCTCCACGTCCATCTCACGTGTCCAGTGCTGTCACACAGCTGATAGAGATTCCTGTGGCTCTCTGCTGCCAAGATGTCCAGTAACACA ctgtCCCGTTTGTGCATGGAACCCATGTCCCTTTTGCATGGCCTTGATGTCCTCAACCAAAAGGAATCTCATGGGTTTGTCCTCGGAGGCTTCCCGCGTCCTGAGGGGAGCTCGTGTGTTGGCAAGGAGAGAAACTGATGGCTATTACTACCTGGGCCACATTGTCCAGGAGGTGAAG GGCTCCAGGGAAGGCTTTTTAATTGAGTTTGACCAAAGTCGTGCTCTGAAGGGCAAGGTCCAGCTCGGCCTGCAGGAAACACCTCTCTATGACATTCTCCACTACGAAGATGCCCGGCGACAGCCTCTTGCTCCAGGGGACAGAGTCTTGGCACCATGGGAGGCTCCAGCCAAACGTTTTGGCCCTGGCACTGTGCTAAGGGTTGTGGAGAGCAAGGAGGCACCTTTAG CACACAATGAAAGAGGAGTGCTTGTGAATTTCTGGAATGGGCAGACTAAGGAGGTGTCTTCTGCCCAGGCTCTGAGGATTCCCCTGCCCTTAAGCGAACGCAtcatcctggagctgcagatGCCCTTAGCAGCCAGGCAGATGGTGGTAGATTCAAGTGTGGATTACCCATACCTTGTGACACCGGGCTATAGAGCCTCAGGGCACTACAGACAGGGTCACCTGGACCTGGATTGCTGCCCAGGGGCTCTGTATTCCACTCATCCCTGTGCAAAGTGTAGCTGGGGATGTACCTCACTTCCCCAGTGCTGCCTTGGAGCCTGGGAACCCACACGGCCTGCAGGCTGCAAagtgcagcaggaaaatgccTTCATCCCAGGAGGAAGTTTGACTGAAGAAAAGCTCAGCAAGAAAATAGAAGAGGAACTGTCTGAATTGAGGATTTCATCTTCAGAAAGTGTTTctagagaggaagagaaaaaggaagagaagagttTGGTCACAGAAGATGTTGGGAAAGATGTTTGGTCTTGTTTGGAGGAGGACCATGAGGTTATAGAAACTGAGAAG GGCCCTCAGAGGGAGATGGTTCATGCTATGGTTGATGCTGCTGTCAACACAGACAGCTGGTTATTGGAGACAGATCacaaggaagaagcagagagcaGACAGCAAGATACTGAAACTGAAGCTAATTTTGAACATGAGCATG gccttttTGAGTCCCAAGTGGCAGAAGCTCCAGTCCAGCATTCCCAGAGGAGCCCTTCCGTGGGAAGCAGTGCCTTGGTTCCTTTTAGGCGCCAGAGCTTCTTTGCCCAATTGAATCAATCACTGGAGAAAGACAGCCTGACCATCAGATCAGCCCTTTGTGTGCAGAGACCACACAGTACCACCAACCTGCGGGCTGGGAGATGCACACATCTCCCAAATCTTCTAAAAGACAAAAGCATCACA AAATCAATCCTTAGTGCTGCATCTCAGGAGAGGTGGAAAGAGATGGACTTAAACAGAGCCAAGATTGAGCACAAAAGGTGGCAAGAGGAACAGAGGCAGCTGAAGAgggagcagtggcaggaggCAGATGGCATCCGCCGCCAGCTGCGCAGGGACAGCCAGAG GCAGCGATTGCGTCAGAGAACATTGCAAGGGCTGGAGAAACAGCTGGAGCACAAAGAGAGAGCTTTGCAGCACATGGcactgctccaggctgctggggctgagaggagcaggaaggaatCCTTCTTTcgagaggaggaagagaggaaggcaAGGCAGAGACTTCAGTTCTTAAAGACAAAGCATCTGCAGAGAGAGGAGTTGCAAGCAGAAAGCAATGAAAGGAGCTGtgaacaagagaaagaaaggctg GACTTCCTGAGGAGCAGAATGCAGTCACGGCAGGAAGCGCTGGAACAAGAAGCCCAGGAGCAGGataaacagcaaaaccagcaccaGGCTGCCAAAGTGAGAGTGTTCCAGAGGAGAGACAGTTCCCGtctgaagatggaaaaagaagGCCAGAAACTCCGTGCCCTCCAGCAGTACCTCAGGGAACAGAACCTTTTGCTGCTCCGGGCATCCCTGCTCGCGTAA
- the LOC104696190 gene encoding trichohyalin-like isoform X2 — protein MALMSSTKRNLMGLSSEASRVLRGARVLARRETDGYYYLGHIVQEVKGSREGFLIEFDQSRALKGKVQLGLQETPLYDILHYEDARRQPLAPGDRVLAPWEAPAKRFGPGTVLRVVESKEAPLAHNERGVLVNFWNGQTKEVSSAQALRIPLPLSERIILELQMPLAARQMVVDSSVDYPYLVTPGYRASGHYRQGHLDLDCCPGALYSTHPCAKCSWGCTSLPQCCLGAWEPTRPAGCKVQQENAFIPGGSLTEEKLSKKIEEELSELRISSSESVSREEEKKEEKSLVTEDVGKDVWSCLEEDHEVIETEKGPQREMVHAMVDAAVNTDSWLLETDHKEEAESRQQDTETEANFEHEHGLFESQVAEAPVQHSQRSPSVGSSALVPFRRQSFFAQLNQSLEKDSLTIRSALCVQRPHSTTNLRAGRCTHLPNLLKDKSITKSILSAASQERWKEMDLNRAKIEHKRWQEEQRQLKREQWQEADGIRRQLRRDSQRQRLRQRTLQGLEKQLEHKERALQHMALLQAAGAERSRKESFFREEEERKARQRLQFLKTKHLQREELQAESNERSCEQEKERLDFLRSRMQSRQEALEQEAQEQDKQQNQHQAAKVRVFQRRDSSRLKMEKEGQKLRALQQYLREQNLLLLRASLLA, from the exons ATGGCCTTGATGTCCTCAACCAAAAGGAATCTCATGGGTTTGTCCTCGGAGGCTTCCCGCGTCCTGAGGGGAGCTCGTGTGTTGGCAAGGAGAGAAACTGATGGCTATTACTACCTGGGCCACATTGTCCAGGAGGTGAAG GGCTCCAGGGAAGGCTTTTTAATTGAGTTTGACCAAAGTCGTGCTCTGAAGGGCAAGGTCCAGCTCGGCCTGCAGGAAACACCTCTCTATGACATTCTCCACTACGAAGATGCCCGGCGACAGCCTCTTGCTCCAGGGGACAGAGTCTTGGCACCATGGGAGGCTCCAGCCAAACGTTTTGGCCCTGGCACTGTGCTAAGGGTTGTGGAGAGCAAGGAGGCACCTTTAG CACACAATGAAAGAGGAGTGCTTGTGAATTTCTGGAATGGGCAGACTAAGGAGGTGTCTTCTGCCCAGGCTCTGAGGATTCCCCTGCCCTTAAGCGAACGCAtcatcctggagctgcagatGCCCTTAGCAGCCAGGCAGATGGTGGTAGATTCAAGTGTGGATTACCCATACCTTGTGACACCGGGCTATAGAGCCTCAGGGCACTACAGACAGGGTCACCTGGACCTGGATTGCTGCCCAGGGGCTCTGTATTCCACTCATCCCTGTGCAAAGTGTAGCTGGGGATGTACCTCACTTCCCCAGTGCTGCCTTGGAGCCTGGGAACCCACACGGCCTGCAGGCTGCAAagtgcagcaggaaaatgccTTCATCCCAGGAGGAAGTTTGACTGAAGAAAAGCTCAGCAAGAAAATAGAAGAGGAACTGTCTGAATTGAGGATTTCATCTTCAGAAAGTGTTTctagagaggaagagaaaaaggaagagaagagttTGGTCACAGAAGATGTTGGGAAAGATGTTTGGTCTTGTTTGGAGGAGGACCATGAGGTTATAGAAACTGAGAAG GGCCCTCAGAGGGAGATGGTTCATGCTATGGTTGATGCTGCTGTCAACACAGACAGCTGGTTATTGGAGACAGATCacaaggaagaagcagagagcaGACAGCAAGATACTGAAACTGAAGCTAATTTTGAACATGAGCATG gccttttTGAGTCCCAAGTGGCAGAAGCTCCAGTCCAGCATTCCCAGAGGAGCCCTTCCGTGGGAAGCAGTGCCTTGGTTCCTTTTAGGCGCCAGAGCTTCTTTGCCCAATTGAATCAATCACTGGAGAAAGACAGCCTGACCATCAGATCAGCCCTTTGTGTGCAGAGACCACACAGTACCACCAACCTGCGGGCTGGGAGATGCACACATCTCCCAAATCTTCTAAAAGACAAAAGCATCACA AAATCAATCCTTAGTGCTGCATCTCAGGAGAGGTGGAAAGAGATGGACTTAAACAGAGCCAAGATTGAGCACAAAAGGTGGCAAGAGGAACAGAGGCAGCTGAAGAgggagcagtggcaggaggCAGATGGCATCCGCCGCCAGCTGCGCAGGGACAGCCAGAG GCAGCGATTGCGTCAGAGAACATTGCAAGGGCTGGAGAAACAGCTGGAGCACAAAGAGAGAGCTTTGCAGCACATGGcactgctccaggctgctggggctgagaggagcaggaaggaatCCTTCTTTcgagaggaggaagagaggaaggcaAGGCAGAGACTTCAGTTCTTAAAGACAAAGCATCTGCAGAGAGAGGAGTTGCAAGCAGAAAGCAATGAAAGGAGCTGtgaacaagagaaagaaaggctg GACTTCCTGAGGAGCAGAATGCAGTCACGGCAGGAAGCGCTGGAACAAGAAGCCCAGGAGCAGGataaacagcaaaaccagcaccaGGCTGCCAAAGTGAGAGTGTTCCAGAGGAGAGACAGTTCCCGtctgaagatggaaaaagaagGCCAGAAACTCCGTGCCCTCCAGCAGTACCTCAGGGAACAGAACCTTTTGCTGCTCCGGGCATCCCTGCTCGCGTAA